In Ischnura elegans chromosome 9, ioIscEleg1.1, whole genome shotgun sequence, the following proteins share a genomic window:
- the LOC124166049 gene encoding uncharacterized protein LOC124166049 — MVRWQRLVFLIFMLTLSYGRSAAHDSTSDDIEGCYANDPMNIANDVSMDFLIPSARFEIEGIEYTVYEDNLMNWCSARSHCIALADGSHLATVSNRAIFSKLTDEGITKAIWTGGRARGGQWVWDNSRDGQFSDDEDSGFVEYCLYSDIKLGTDITPLRIEDCGRELGFICQKDPPNEGDESCEDTDESPCDSSSFYETEEEFEEWVEDP; from the exons ATGGTTCGCTGGCAACGACTCGTGTTCCTCATCTTCATGCTGACACTGAGCTACGGAAGAAGTG CGGCTCATGATTCAACGTCAGACGACATAGAAGGATGCTACGCGAATGACCCGATGAACATAGCGAACGACGTGTCAATGGACTTCCTGATACCCTCAGCGAGGTTCGAGATAGAAGGCATCGAATACACCGTGTACGAGGATAACCTGATGAACTGGTGCTCAGCGAGATCGCATTGCATAGCCCTGGCGGACGGAAGTCACCTGGCCACGGTGTCCAATCGGGCCATCTTCTCAAAGCTCACGGATGAGGGGATAACCAAAG CTATTTGGACCGGTGGCCGAGCCAGAGGGGGTCAATGGGTCTGGGATAATTCAAGAGATGGACAATTTTCGGATGACGAAGACAGCGGCTTCGTGGAATACTGCCTCTACTCAGACATCAAATTGGGCACTGACATTACTCCACTCCGTATCGAGGACTGCGGCCGGGAGCTGGGATTCATATGCCAGAAAG ATCCACCCAATGAAGGAGATGAAAGCTGCGAGGATACGGATGAATCGCCCTGCGATTCCTCTTCGTTTTACGAAACGGAAGAGGAGTTTGAGGAATGGGTGGAAGATCCTTAA